A single window of Flavobacteriales bacterium DNA harbors:
- a CDS encoding cytochrome-c peroxidase: MLCTCCAAAAIVVVSACSRKEGDDGDEEYVTTPYELIIPPRFPPMVVPGDNPMTKEGVELGRRLYYDPDLSLNGPNQGFSCASCHVQEVSFTVNTTGTAVLPHVNLGWNKNFLWDGKVAGSIEDIMRFEVETFFQSDMQVLQQDKTYREMFRKAFASDEITARKAELAMAQFIRTLISGNSRYDRWRRGDGLLNASELSGLSIFFTEKGDCFHCHSTPFFSDNDFHNIGLETVYAGEGRGRYNVTGNPEDMGKFKTPTLRNIELTAPYMHDGRFGSLEEVVHHYNLDVQPSATLDPIMTKPMRGLELELTQQEEKDLVSFLKALTDTTFIYDKAHQSPF; encoded by the coding sequence ATGTTGTGTACCTGTTGTGCCGCAGCTGCGATTGTGGTTGTTTCGGCATGCAGCAGGAAGGAAGGTGATGATGGCGATGAGGAATATGTAACCACACCGTATGAGCTGATCATTCCCCCCAGGTTTCCTCCAATGGTTGTTCCGGGAGATAACCCCATGACCAAAGAGGGTGTGGAGCTAGGCAGGAGGCTTTACTATGATCCCGATCTTTCCCTCAATGGCCCCAATCAAGGTTTCTCATGTGCTTCCTGTCATGTGCAGGAAGTATCATTTACAGTGAATACCACCGGAACAGCTGTTTTGCCCCATGTGAATCTGGGCTGGAACAAGAATTTCCTATGGGATGGGAAAGTGGCCGGAAGTATAGAGGATATCATGCGCTTTGAAGTGGAAACGTTTTTTCAGTCGGACATGCAAGTGCTCCAACAGGATAAAACGTACAGAGAAATGTTTAGGAAGGCTTTTGCCAGTGATGAGATCACGGCGCGAAAAGCGGAGTTGGCCATGGCCCAGTTTATCCGAACCCTGATTTCTGGCAACAGCAGGTACGACAGGTGGCGCAGGGGGGATGGTTTGCTGAATGCCAGTGAGCTCAGTGGACTTAGTATATTTTTCACGGAGAAAGGAGATTGCTTTCATTGCCATTCGACGCCGTTCTTTTCAGATAACGACTTTCACAACATAGGATTGGAAACGGTGTATGCCGGAGAAGGAAGAGGACGGTATAACGTGACCGGGAACCCCGAGGATATGGGGAAATTCAAAACACCTACACTCCGGAATATTGAACTTACGGCTCCCTATATGCATGACGGCAGGTTCGGTAGTTTGGAAGAAGTGGTGCACCACTATAACCTTGATGTGCAACCTTCGGCAACCCTTGATCCGATCATGACCAAGCCGATGCGGGGACTTGAACTTGAGTTGACCCAGCAGGAGGAAAAGGATCTTGTGAGTTTTCTCAAGGCGCTAACCGATACGACCTTTATTTATGATAAGGCGCATCAATCACCCTTTTGA
- a CDS encoding NarK/NasA family nitrate transporter: protein MESTTLTKGANRILFFNTLAFTICFAAWMLNGVLVTFLVDNQVFSWGPVEVGWLMGIPVLTGAIFRLPAGILTDKFGGRPVFTWLLIISAIPMFLLSYANSFWQFALCSFGFGLTGTSFAVGIAFTSIWYPKKWQGTALGTFGAGNAGAAITTLLAPTILKNLTDGGTHIEGWRTLPVIYAVGLVVMAIIFFLFTTNKKPATSNKTLAGMLAPLSSLRVWRFGLYYFLVFGCFVAFSQWLVPYFVNVYFLPLVTAGIFAALFSFPSGVIRALGGWLSDKWGGRKVMYWVLSSSVVISAMLIVPRMDIFSPGRGVMARAGGVVQEVTPEGIVVGSNTYPLKHKEAKLDNIGSRELIFPTKEVWQEPVVKQGDEVTKKQLLAKGITHVYFQANVWVFAVLAILIGSIWGIGKAAVYKHIPDYFPDEVGVVGGMVGVLGGLGGFFCPIIFGYLLEGTGLWTSCWMFILALSAICLIWMRRVVQKMMHAKHPETMRKIEHH, encoded by the coding sequence ATGGAATCGACAACACTTACCAAAGGAGCCAACCGCATCTTGTTCTTCAACACGCTTGCCTTTACCATATGTTTTGCTGCATGGATGTTGAACGGTGTTCTGGTTACATTTCTGGTAGACAATCAGGTTTTTTCGTGGGGACCGGTTGAGGTTGGCTGGTTGATGGGTATTCCGGTGTTAACAGGTGCCATCTTCCGATTACCAGCTGGAATACTCACCGATAAATTCGGGGGACGCCCGGTATTCACATGGCTGCTGATTATTTCTGCGATTCCCATGTTCTTGCTGAGTTATGCCAATAGTTTCTGGCAGTTCGCACTTTGTAGTTTCGGGTTTGGTCTCACCGGGACAAGCTTTGCGGTGGGAATAGCATTCACATCGATTTGGTACCCCAAGAAGTGGCAGGGAACAGCCCTGGGAACTTTCGGCGCGGGAAATGCCGGAGCAGCGATTACCACATTGCTGGCCCCTACCATTCTTAAGAATCTGACCGATGGCGGAACCCATATTGAGGGTTGGAGAACGCTGCCTGTGATATACGCTGTGGGGTTGGTGGTGATGGCCATTATCTTCTTCCTCTTTACCACGAACAAAAAACCGGCTACCAGCAACAAAACGTTGGCGGGTATGTTGGCGCCCCTTTCTTCCTTGCGGGTGTGGCGATTCGGACTGTACTATTTTCTGGTCTTCGGATGTTTTGTAGCCTTCTCGCAATGGCTGGTGCCGTATTTCGTGAATGTGTATTTCCTGCCACTTGTCACCGCCGGGATTTTTGCGGCCCTGTTCAGTTTTCCCTCCGGTGTGATCAGGGCTTTGGGTGGCTGGTTGTCGGATAAATGGGGTGGACGAAAGGTGATGTATTGGGTGCTGAGTTCATCGGTTGTGATCAGTGCGATGCTGATTGTTCCAAGGATGGATATATTCTCTCCGGGCCGCGGAGTGATGGCGCGGGCGGGTGGAGTTGTTCAGGAGGTTACTCCCGAGGGAATTGTGGTTGGAAGCAATACATACCCGTTAAAACACAAGGAAGCCAAGTTGGATAATATTGGAAGCAGGGAATTGATTTTTCCTACAAAAGAGGTATGGCAAGAGCCTGTGGTGAAACAAGGTGATGAGGTGACCAAAAAACAACTCCTGGCCAAAGGGATCACGCATGTGTACTTTCAAGCGAATGTATGGGTGTTTGCCGTGCTTGCCATCCTGATCGGATCGATCTGGGGAATTGGAAAGGCGGCTGTATATAAACATATCCCCGATTATTTCCCCGATGAGGTGGGAGTGGTAGGTGGTATGGTAGGTGTGTTGGGTGGACTCGGAGGATTCTTCTGCCCGATCATATTCGGTTATCTTCTGGAAGGAACAGGTTTATGGACCAGCTGCTGGATGTTTATTCTGGCACTTTCCGCCATCTGCCTGATATGGATGCGCCGTGTCGTGCAAAAGATGATGCATGCCAAGCACCCTGAAACCATGCGGAAGATAGAGCATCATTAA
- a CDS encoding hemerythrin domain-containing protein produces the protein MDVVDRKTGKRLVPGNKKPEGDLRKSDPIRRNAEKDLEMEEHSPMDPPEAYDGAVIEGVSYDQMHKVLQNFMDEHKKGIEKIDRFEQALAGFKENHYGLTQEINEVFSEFFHYFDHHILDHNQREEHQLFPLLHKKLMESDEHGEGPIPRTAVDMMEDDHIKFIQLGALAFNMLGLAARLPDERSRMFVYDTAFNSARELIEMLRLHIYREDHILFPLAHQLLTTEEFNAIIRGEIGPTSR, from the coding sequence ATGGATGTAGTAGACAGAAAAACCGGAAAACGTTTGGTGCCGGGAAATAAAAAGCCTGAAGGTGATTTGCGCAAATCGGATCCCATCCGGCGGAATGCGGAAAAGGATCTTGAAATGGAAGAACATTCACCCATGGATCCCCCTGAAGCATACGACGGTGCTGTGATAGAGGGTGTGAGCTATGATCAGATGCATAAGGTTCTGCAGAACTTCATGGATGAACACAAGAAGGGAATTGAAAAAATTGATCGGTTTGAACAAGCGTTGGCGGGTTTTAAGGAGAACCATTATGGGTTGACGCAGGAAATCAATGAGGTGTTCTCCGAATTCTTTCACTATTTCGATCACCACATCCTGGATCACAACCAGCGGGAAGAACACCAGTTGTTTCCACTGCTTCACAAAAAGCTGATGGAATCCGATGAACATGGTGAAGGCCCGATTCCGCGTACAGCTGTGGATATGATGGAGGATGATCATATCAAGTTCATCCAATTGGGAGCATTGGCATTCAATATGCTGGGCCTGGCTGCCAGGCTACCGGATGAGCGCTCGCGAATGTTTGTGTATGATACTGCATTTAACAGTGCCCGCGAGTTGATCGAGATGTTGAGGTTGCACATATACAGGGAAGATCATATCCTGTTTCCGTTGGCGCACCAACTTCTTACAACGGAAGAATTCAATGCCATAATCAGGGGTGAAATTGGACCTACATCAAGATAA
- a CDS encoding acyl-CoA thioesterase, giving the protein MIKAKKVRDSRTVMCEIVLPNHANTLGHLRGGKLLDWMDIAGEIAAQRHSGKEAVTASIAHMYFKKSIQVGDVVTIQASLTRAFNTSMEVLVEVWSENRSKAKKMKTNEAIFTFVAIDENGTSSVVPAILPSGGKEMKLYKEAGERKELLLQGS; this is encoded by the coding sequence ATGATAAAAGCCAAGAAAGTCAGGGATTCGCGCACGGTCATGTGTGAGATCGTATTGCCAAACCATGCCAATACATTGGGCCATCTTCGTGGAGGTAAATTGTTGGATTGGATGGATATTGCCGGTGAGATTGCGGCCCAGCGCCATTCCGGAAAGGAGGCCGTTACGGCATCCATCGCTCACATGTATTTTAAAAAGTCAATTCAGGTGGGGGATGTTGTCACCATTCAGGCCAGTTTGACCCGGGCATTCAATACTTCCATGGAAGTACTGGTGGAGGTGTGGTCGGAGAACCGAAGCAAAGCGAAGAAAATGAAGACCAATGAGGCGATTTTTACTTTCGTTGCGATTGATGAAAACGGAACGTCCAGCGTCGTGCCCGCTATTCTTCCTTCCGGAGGAAAAGAGATGAAGCTATACAAGGAGGCGGGTGAGAGAAAAGAATTGCTTTTGCAAGGTTCCTGA
- a CDS encoding NarK/NasA family nitrate transporter, translated as MSVNINHWNVEDPEFWNSTGKRIANKNLWISIPALLLSFSVWIMWGMLVTYMKDFGFTFGLLKNLSVGSAEYEKVMSDINGMYYTLPAIAGLAGATLRLPNSFLIALGGGRNVIFVTTALLIIPAVGTGYGLSDPDTSYAYFAAMALLSGFGGGNFASSMNNISYFFPKKVQGYALGMNAGIGNLGVAVMQKLIPLVVPIALFASASTAVVNDVPFPGVQNAGWVWVPLLVLSSIAAFIGMNNVVTGTPELPNTFQGVTKTLIMVFYGVVAAAVGGYLLIGLKVNMWVVLPIVILLSVLLMKYATPSAIQGNLKKQFSILSDKHNWIMTVIYTMTFGSFIGYSAAFPKLCQDIFPDANYRLWVFLGPAIGALIRPVGGIISDRLNSGSKVTTWSTVLQIVGAIAVAYFVIKARNSANPLEFWWPFFGCFMLLFLATGIGNGSTFRSIPYIFSKEKAGPVLGWTSAIAAYGAFIIPNIFGQEIKAGHPEYALYGFTVYYLICLVLNWWFYDRKNSGIQC; from the coding sequence ATGTCAGTCAATATCAATCATTGGAATGTGGAAGATCCGGAGTTCTGGAATAGCACCGGAAAAAGGATCGCCAACAAAAACCTGTGGATATCAATCCCCGCTTTGCTCCTTTCATTTTCTGTATGGATCATGTGGGGCATGTTGGTTACCTACATGAAAGACTTTGGGTTCACCTTCGGTTTGTTGAAAAACCTATCTGTAGGAAGTGCAGAGTATGAAAAGGTCATGTCGGATATCAACGGCATGTACTATACGTTGCCGGCTATTGCCGGACTCGCCGGTGCAACGCTCCGTTTGCCGAATTCTTTTCTGATTGCATTGGGTGGAGGGCGGAATGTGATCTTTGTAACCACGGCGTTGCTTATCATTCCTGCCGTGGGAACCGGGTATGGACTGAGTGACCCGGATACGTCCTATGCCTATTTTGCAGCCATGGCGCTGTTGTCCGGATTCGGTGGTGGCAACTTCGCATCTTCCATGAATAACATCAGCTACTTCTTTCCCAAAAAAGTGCAGGGATATGCTTTGGGAATGAATGCCGGCATCGGGAACCTGGGAGTGGCGGTTATGCAAAAACTCATCCCCCTTGTTGTGCCAATTGCCCTCTTTGCATCCGCGAGCACGGCCGTGGTAAACGATGTTCCATTTCCTGGGGTCCAGAATGCAGGATGGGTATGGGTACCGCTCTTGGTTTTGTCCTCCATTGCCGCATTTATTGGAATGAACAATGTGGTTACCGGAACGCCGGAATTACCAAACACCTTTCAGGGTGTCACCAAAACGCTGATCATGGTGTTTTACGGTGTGGTGGCCGCTGCGGTTGGCGGTTATCTCCTTATCGGGTTGAAGGTTAATATGTGGGTGGTGCTTCCTATAGTTATTCTTCTCAGTGTGTTGCTGATGAAGTATGCAACACCTTCGGCCATTCAAGGAAACCTGAAAAAGCAGTTCTCCATTTTGAGTGATAAACATAACTGGATCATGACGGTCATCTATACAATGACGTTTGGTTCTTTTATCGGGTACTCCGCTGCCTTCCCCAAATTGTGCCAGGATATATTCCCCGATGCCAATTACCGCCTGTGGGTGTTTTTGGGACCGGCTATTGGCGCATTGATACGGCCTGTAGGCGGCATCATATCCGATCGGCTGAACAGCGGATCCAAGGTGACCACGTGGAGCACCGTCTTGCAGATAGTGGGTGCCATTGCGGTGGCCTATTTTGTGATTAAGGCAAGAAATTCTGCAAACCCACTTGAGTTCTGGTGGCCGTTTTTCGGATGTTTCATGTTGCTGTTCCTCGCAACCGGTATCGGGAACGGATCAACCTTTCGCAGTATCCCATATATCTTCAGTAAGGAAAAAGCCGGCCCGGTATTGGGTTGGACCTCTGCCATTGCGGCATACGGAGCATTTATCATCCCCAATATTTTCGGTCAGGAGATCAAGGCAGGGCACCCGGAATATGCCTTGTATGGTTTTACGGTATACTACCTGATTTGCCTGGTGCTGAACTGGTGGTTTTATGATCGAAAGAATTCCGGAATACAATGTTGA
- the moaA gene encoding GTP 3',8-cyclase MoaA, with protein MGQSSDPLLIDSFGRRHNYLRISLTDRCNLRCFYCMPEEGIDLAQRSSLMQAEEVIAMAKKFIALGVDKIRLTGGEPLVRNDAHGIIKALGALPVELAVTTNGILVDRFVDTFKAAGIRSVNVSLDSLVEERQVRISHRNYFRRILDNVKLLQDGSFHLKLNMVVMKGVNDDELTDFVELTRNTSLHVRFIEFMPFRGNKWTWAQGFGYDEIMEVLTARYGADNITRLQANPNETARCFTVNGYMGTFGIIGSVTHPFCSDCNRIRLTADGKLKNCLFSNGETDLLTPMREGRDVTPLILQNIRSKAWQRGGMNSLKDMSDPERITQNRSMVAIGG; from the coding sequence TTGGGGCAAAGTTCCGATCCGTTGCTGATTGATTCGTTCGGAAGACGCCATAACTACCTGAGAATATCTCTTACGGACCGCTGCAATCTCCGGTGTTTTTATTGCATGCCGGAGGAAGGTATTGATCTTGCCCAAAGATCCTCGTTGATGCAAGCAGAGGAAGTGATTGCCATGGCGAAAAAATTCATCGCACTTGGTGTTGATAAGATACGTCTTACCGGAGGAGAACCCTTGGTCAGAAATGATGCCCACGGGATCATCAAAGCCCTGGGCGCGTTACCTGTTGAACTGGCAGTAACAACCAACGGTATCCTTGTCGATAGGTTCGTCGATACATTTAAGGCTGCCGGTATTCGGTCGGTGAATGTGAGCCTCGACTCCCTTGTTGAAGAACGGCAGGTGCGGATCAGCCACAGGAACTATTTTCGGCGCATCCTAGATAACGTTAAGCTGCTACAGGATGGGAGCTTTCACCTGAAACTGAACATGGTGGTGATGAAAGGGGTGAATGATGATGAACTGACCGACTTTGTGGAATTAACACGAAACACATCATTGCATGTACGCTTCATTGAGTTCATGCCCTTCCGGGGAAACAAGTGGACTTGGGCCCAGGGATTCGGATATGACGAGATCATGGAAGTGCTGACTGCTCGCTATGGTGCTGACAACATCACCCGTTTGCAGGCAAATCCCAATGAAACTGCGCGTTGCTTCACCGTGAACGGGTACATGGGTACGTTCGGTATTATCGGGTCTGTGACGCATCCGTTTTGCAGTGATTGTAATCGGATTCGGCTTACTGCAGACGGCAAGCTGAAAAACTGTCTGTTTTCCAATGGCGAAACCGATTTGCTAACTCCGATGAGAGAGGGGCGTGATGTTACACCCCTTATTCTGCAAAATATCAGATCGAAAGCCTGGCAGAGGGGAGGAATGAATTCCCTGAAGGATATGTCGGATCCGGAAAGGATAACCCAGAACCGGAGCATGGTTGCCATTGGAGGGTGA